In the genome of Aureimonas sp. OT7, one region contains:
- a CDS encoding CopG family transcriptional regulator, with the protein MANLRKKKKLTVYLDPDVEKALTEFAARRDRSQSMIGEAAIASFLSPDDAERREAIIAKRLDRLDRRMDRLERDVGIAVESLAVFIRFWVNTTPALPEPAAKAAKAKSAERYEAFITALGRRLAQGPKLRQEVSEDVTDQRVEFGRLSR; encoded by the coding sequence ATGGCCAATCTCCGGAAGAAGAAAAAACTCACCGTCTATCTGGACCCCGATGTCGAAAAAGCCCTGACCGAGTTTGCCGCGCGGCGGGACCGGTCGCAGTCGATGATCGGCGAGGCGGCCATCGCCTCATTCCTGTCTCCCGACGATGCCGAACGCCGAGAGGCGATAATCGCCAAGCGCCTCGATCGACTCGATCGCCGCATGGACCGGCTTGAACGAGACGTCGGCATCGCCGTCGAAAGCCTGGCGGTCTTCATCCGCTTCTGGGTCAACACCACACCGGCCTTGCCTGAGCCGGCGGCAAAGGCCGCGAAGGCCAAATCAGCGGAGCGATACGAGGCGTTCATCACCGCGCTCGGTCGCCGCCTCGCACAGGGACCGAAGCTGCGGCAGGAGGTGTCGGAGGATGTGACGGATCAGAGAGTTGAATTTGGCCGCCTTAGTCGTTGA